In Nostoc sp. CENA543, a single genomic region encodes these proteins:
- a CDS encoding iron uptake porin, which yields MFNKRCLLLLSGAVFLSINKPALAEEFQVNNPEIVEDFTDQTTNISDVDLQKQLPENTDRVTSVSQLSDVQPNDWAFVALQSLVERYGVISGYPDGTFKGNRAMTRYEFAAGLNAVLTKIDELITAGVSDKIRQQDLETLQKLIEEFAAELQTLRIRIDKLEARTDSIAAQQFSTTVKLGGQAIFGLAGGFGGDPPGKGEAKPIFTYLSQIQLASSFTGKDRFRLVLASGNAANDSFGNPDAFNTNMARLAWQADYDNQVRLDSLEYRVAGLGDRVVFTFKPVGFSLSSVLSVNSPYADAGQGAISLFGGSTSIFKIGSLDAGLGFDWLVSDQLRLQFAYGTRNSNDSSRGLFGADHSALGVQLLYKPTPSLITGLAYVNGYSSNAQLDTGTGSSNADTSGGINEPSQIHALNASMKWQLTNQLVLGAWGGIAVTDSLTSDAVILSSTYTATLGVYDPFGRKGDILGFIYGQPLKLNNGIAVANVDAGNSTHYEVFYRYLVNDNISITPGFFLVTDPGHISRNNDIFVGTIRTTFSF from the coding sequence ATGTTTAATAAAAGATGTTTATTACTGCTTTCAGGAGCAGTATTTTTGAGTATCAATAAACCTGCATTAGCTGAAGAATTTCAAGTAAATAATCCTGAAATTGTTGAAGACTTTACCGACCAAACTACCAATATCTCAGATGTAGACTTACAAAAACAACTGCCTGAAAATACAGATAGAGTAACATCCGTATCACAATTATCTGATGTCCAACCTAATGATTGGGCTTTTGTTGCTTTACAATCTTTAGTAGAAAGATATGGTGTCATATCAGGCTATCCCGACGGCACATTTAAAGGCAATCGTGCCATGACTCGCTACGAATTCGCCGCCGGACTAAATGCTGTATTAACTAAAATTGATGAATTAATCACGGCTGGAGTCAGCGATAAAATTAGACAACAAGATTTAGAAACACTGCAAAAATTAATAGAAGAATTTGCTGCTGAATTACAGACCTTAAGAATCAGAATCGATAAATTAGAAGCACGTACAGACAGCATTGCCGCACAACAATTTTCCACCACCGTCAAATTAGGAGGACAAGCCATCTTTGGATTAGCTGGGGGTTTTGGTGGTGATCCTCCAGGAAAAGGAGAAGCTAAACCAATTTTTACCTATCTGAGTCAAATACAATTAGCCTCATCCTTTACAGGTAAAGACAGATTTCGCCTAGTCTTAGCTAGTGGAAATGCAGCCAATGATAGTTTCGGCAATCCCGACGCATTTAATACCAACATGGCAAGATTAGCTTGGCAAGCAGATTATGACAATCAAGTCAGGCTAGATTCTCTAGAATATCGCGTTGCGGGATTAGGCGATCGCGTCGTTTTCACCTTCAAACCCGTCGGCTTTAGTTTAAGTAGTGTTCTCAGCGTCAACTCACCCTACGCAGACGCAGGACAAGGTGCGATTTCCCTATTTGGTGGTTCAACTTCCATCTTCAAAATCGGTAGTCTTGATGCAGGTTTAGGTTTTGACTGGTTAGTATCCGACCAATTGCGCTTACAATTTGCCTACGGAACCAGAAATAGTAACGACAGCAGTCGAGGTTTATTCGGTGCAGACCACAGTGCTTTGGGTGTGCAGTTACTATATAAACCCACCCCTTCATTAATTACAGGTCTAGCCTATGTCAATGGCTACTCCAGTAACGCACAATTAGATACAGGCACAGGCAGTAGTAACGCGGATACATCCGGCGGCATCAACGAACCATCACAAATTCATGCACTCAACGCCAGTATGAAGTGGCAACTCACCAATCAATTAGTCCTTGGTGCTTGGGGTGGTATCGCTGTTACAGATTCCCTCACGTCAGATGCAGTCATTCTTAGTAGTACCTACACCGCAACTCTAGGTGTATATGACCCCTTTGGTAGAAAAGGCGACATATTGGGCTTCATCTACGGTCAACCCCTCAAATTAAATAACGGCATTGCAGTGGCAAATGTAGATGCTGGTAATTCCACCCACTACGAAGTTTTTTACCGTTATTTAGTTAACGATAACATCTCCATTACACCAGGCTTCTTTCTAGTTACCGACCCTGGACATATCTCTCGTAACAACGATATCTTCGTCGGTACTATCCGTACCACCTTTAGTTTTTAA
- the trpC gene encoding indole-3-glycerol phosphate synthase TrpC, whose translation MYPVSAVNITSLQPMLREIVWQKKQEVSQLHQQMSLASLQRQLTAAPTVRDFCTALQQNLHKPSLIAEIQKASPRRGIIRTDFDPIAIAQAYERGGAACISVITDRCFFHGSFEILRILRKRITLPLLCKEFVIDPCQIYLARAAGADAILLMASILTDREIQDFLRIIHYLGMNAVVEVHTLVELDRVLKLEDVRIISINNQSLADFSIDLSTTQNILAQRRSQLQDWGIIIVVESGLYTHADLSLVKQAGANAVIVGESLMKETDIEKAVQLLLKGV comes from the coding sequence ATGTACCCAGTTAGTGCCGTTAACATCACCAGTTTACAACCAATGCTCAGAGAGATTGTTTGGCAGAAAAAGCAAGAAGTATCTCAGCTACACCAACAAATGTCTTTAGCATCCCTACAACGCCAGTTAACAGCTGCGCCAACCGTCCGAGACTTCTGCACTGCTTTACAACAAAATCTCCATAAACCCAGCCTGATTGCAGAAATTCAAAAAGCCTCACCCAGACGTGGAATCATCCGTACTGACTTTGATCCTATCGCGATCGCCCAAGCCTATGAAAGAGGTGGTGCAGCTTGTATTTCCGTAATTACCGACAGATGCTTTTTTCATGGCAGCTTTGAAATTTTACGCATCCTTCGCAAACGCATTACATTACCCTTACTATGTAAAGAATTTGTCATTGATCCCTGCCAAATTTATTTAGCACGCGCCGCCGGTGCAGACGCAATCTTGCTGATGGCTTCCATCCTCACAGATAGGGAAATACAGGACTTTTTACGCATCATTCACTATTTGGGAATGAATGCTGTAGTAGAAGTACATACCTTAGTAGAACTAGATAGAGTGCTGAAGCTAGAAGATGTCCGCATCATCAGTATTAACAACCAAAGCCTCGCAGACTTCTCCATTGATTTGAGTACCACTCAAAACATACTTGCTCAAAGGCGATCGCAATTACAAGACTGGGGTATCATCATAGTCGTAGAATCAGGACTATACACCCACGCTGACCTATCACTAGTCAAGCAAGCAGGTGCTAATGCAGTCATCGTCGGAGAATCTTTGATGAAGGAAACCGATATCGAAAAAGCTGTGCAGCTGTTATTGAAAGGGGTGTAG
- a CDS encoding HetP family heterocyst commitment protein — MYQQNTSCHSQNVKKINNEQIEQIIKAIIAGKYSWACVLLLRFFGYNPMEYMPYRTYIRLLKNNCLNKKVNTQTSENQEIFRLQSSWMPNQRVVDIEHYV; from the coding sequence ATGTATCAACAAAACACCAGTTGTCATTCACAGAATGTCAAAAAAATAAATAACGAACAAATAGAACAGATTATCAAAGCCATTATTGCTGGAAAGTACTCCTGGGCTTGCGTTTTACTGCTACGGTTCTTCGGCTATAATCCTATGGAATATATGCCATATCGCACTTATATCCGATTGCTGAAAAACAACTGTTTAAACAAAAAAGTAAACACCCAAACATCAGAGAATCAAGAAATTTTTCGTCTGCAATCAAGCTGGATGCCAAATCAAAGGGTAGTGGATATAGAACACTATGTTTAA